GATCCACGGCGTGCTCGCCGGTTCGTAGATCAGGTCGACTGCGAGCTGTCCTGGACCGAGCAACGCCGGGTCCGACGGCATCACCGGCGGCTCGTCGACGCCGGGGAAGGTGGCCACGTTGGCCATGCCGACCGGCGTCGCGTTGACCACCAGGTCGGCGTCAGCCACGGCTTCGGCCGGCACGACGTTCCCCACCGAGCCCGCCAGGCGGGCCGCAGCCGCGGCGCGCCCGGGCGTGCGGTTGACGATCCCGACTTCGGCTGCGCCGGCCGCGGCGAGCGCGTGGATCACCGCCCGGGCCGCGCCGCCGGCGCCCAGCACGACGGCGCGGCGGCCATCGGGGTCGAAACCCTCGTCGTTGCGCAAGAAGGCGACGAACCCCGAGCCGTCGGTGTTGTGGCCGACCGTCCGCCCGTCGCGCAACGACACGCAGTTGACCGCGCCGAGCGCGGCCGCGTCGGGGGTGAGCTCGTCGACCGCGGCCGCAACCTCCGCCTTCAGCGGCATGGTGACCGACAGGCCGCCGATG
This region of Acidimicrobiales bacterium genomic DNA includes:
- the aroE gene encoding shikimate dehydrogenase translates to MGTLRPSGSTRLAAVIGDPVRHSLSPVLHNAAFEALGLDWVFLAFEVAAGRGADAVAAMAVLGIGGLSVTMPLKAEVAAAVDELTPDAAALGAVNCVSLRDGRTVGHNTDGSGFVAFLRNDEGFDPDGRRAVVLGAGGAARAVIHALAAAGAAEVGIVNRTPGRAAAAARLAGSVGNVVPAEAVADADLVVNATPVGMANVATFPGVDEPPVMPSDPALLGPGQLAVDLIYEPASTPWIIAARSRGASVANGLGLLIAQAAQAFRIWTGQDAPTGVMSGAAVGALAARDDPTP